In a single window of the Chloroflexota bacterium genome:
- the dnaJ gene encoding molecular chaperone DnaJ has protein sequence MATKRDYYEILGLSRDSSKDDIKAAYRKLAKQYHPDVNKDDGAEEKFKEVSEAYSVLSDDEKRAAYNRFGHAAFQGAGAGSAEYGGFGDFADIFEQVFGTGFSGRSSGTRRGPRRGADLRYELAISFDEAVHGVQKEIEVSRAETCPTCSGNGAEPGTSPTRCATCRGSGEVRQVRQTFLGSMVNVTTCPTCRGAGEVITTPCHTCKGRGQVRNKRRLQVSIPAGVDVGTQIRLSGEGEPGTSGGPSGNLYVIINVEPHSFFRRRGDDVWLEYSVNIAQAVLGADAHVPTIDGEEKLKIPAGTQPGTVFPMRGRGVPHVQRNGRGDQFVVVNVAIPASLNSEQKKLFKELGKTLDGAGSSTNQKKSFFDNLSDFFGD, from the coding sequence ATGGCAACTAAACGCGACTACTACGAAATCCTCGGCCTCTCCCGCGATTCATCAAAGGACGACATCAAGGCCGCTTACCGCAAGCTGGCCAAGCAGTATCATCCTGATGTCAACAAAGATGACGGGGCTGAGGAAAAATTCAAAGAGGTGAGCGAGGCCTACAGCGTGCTCTCGGACGACGAGAAGCGCGCGGCCTACAACCGCTTCGGCCATGCCGCGTTCCAGGGCGCCGGCGCCGGGTCTGCCGAATACGGCGGCTTTGGCGATTTCGCCGACATCTTCGAGCAGGTTTTCGGCACGGGGTTTAGCGGACGTTCCTCTGGCACAAGGCGGGGGCCCCGGCGCGGCGCAGACTTGCGTTACGAGCTGGCGATCTCGTTTGACGAGGCCGTGCATGGCGTCCAAAAAGAGATCGAAGTGAGTCGCGCCGAGACCTGCCCCACCTGTTCGGGCAACGGCGCTGAACCCGGAACGTCGCCCACGCGTTGCGCCACTTGCCGGGGTTCGGGCGAAGTGCGTCAGGTGCGCCAGACGTTTCTGGGGTCAATGGTCAACGTGACCACCTGCCCCACTTGCCGGGGCGCGGGTGAAGTGATTACGACGCCCTGCCACACTTGCAAGGGCCGGGGCCAGGTGCGCAACAAGCGCCGCCTGCAGGTGAGCATTCCGGCGGGCGTGGATGTCGGCACGCAAATTCGGTTGTCGGGCGAGGGTGAGCCGGGCACCAGCGGCGGCCCCAGCGGCAACCTGTACGTCATCATCAACGTCGAGCCGCATTCGTTTTTCCGGCGGCGGGGCGACGACGTCTGGCTCGAATATAGCGTCAACATTGCCCAGGCGGTGCTTGGCGCCGACGCGCATGTGCCGACGATTGACGGCGAAGAGAAGCTGAAGATTCCGGCGGGCACTCAGCCCGGCACGGTTTTCCCCATGCGCGGGCGCGGCGTGCCTCACGTGCAACGCAACGGGCGCGGCGATCAGTTCGTCGTCGTCAACGTTGCCATTCCCGCCTCACTCAACAGCGAACAGAAGAAGCTCTTCAAAGAGCTGGGCAAGACGCTGGATGGCGCCGGCTCGTCCACCAATCAGAAGAAGAGCTTCTTCGACAACCTCTCCGATTTTTTTGGAGATTGA
- the dnaK gene encoding molecular chaperone DnaK, giving the protein MAKIIGIDLGTTNSVVAVMEGGEPVVIPSSEGARLIPSVVAINPKTGERLVGQVARRQAITNAENTIFSIKRFMGRKFSDPEVQRSLKLVPYKVTAAPNGDIRVHMGGKEYSPPEVSAMILAKLKADAEAYLGETVAQAVITVPAYFNDSQRQATKDAGRIAGLEVLRIINEPTASSLAYGLDKKKDETIAVYDLGGGTFDVSILSVGDGVFEVRSTNGDTFLGGDDFDVRIIDWAADEFKKDQGIDLRSDRQALQRLKESAEKAKIELSTVMQTELNLPFITADASGPKHLTLSLSRSKLEQLTRDLVERSINPMQNAINDAKLKPADIHEVVMVGGMTRMPAVQEIVRKTFGKEPHKGVNPDEVVAVGAAIQAGVLGGDVKDVLLLDVTPLTLSIETYGKVATALIERNTTIPTKKSQIFSTASDMQTSVEIHVVQGERPMADDNKSLGKFILDGIPPAPRGVPQIEVTFDIDADGILKVSAADKATGRSQHITIHASSGLEKSEIERMKKEAEQHASEDKARREIIEARNAADSAVYVAERAINDLGDKADATAKAEVQSKVETLRGLMNGEDTKALRDATAALHQAVQTLGAAAYGQGGPNMGGQQAPGGEPGGNGPADDGVVDGEFKEA; this is encoded by the coding sequence ATGGCAAAAATCATTGGCATTGATCTCGGCACCACCAACTCCGTTGTCGCCGTCATGGAAGGCGGCGAACCCGTCGTCATCCCTTCCTCCGAAGGCGCGCGCCTCATCCCGTCCGTCGTCGCCATCAACCCTAAAACCGGCGAGCGGTTAGTGGGGCAAGTGGCCCGGCGGCAGGCCATCACCAACGCCGAGAACACCATCTTCTCCATCAAGCGCTTCATGGGCCGCAAGTTCAGCGACCCCGAAGTGCAACGCTCTCTCAAGCTGGTGCCCTACAAAGTGACCGCCGCCCCCAACGGCGACATTCGCGTGCATATGGGCGGCAAAGAATACTCGCCGCCCGAAGTCAGCGCCATGATCCTGGCCAAGCTCAAGGCGGATGCCGAAGCTTACCTGGGCGAGACGGTGGCTCAGGCCGTCATCACCGTCCCGGCCTACTTCAACGACTCCCAGCGCCAGGCCACCAAAGACGCGGGCCGCATCGCCGGCCTGGAAGTTCTACGCATCATCAACGAACCTACCGCCTCGTCTCTGGCTTATGGCCTCGACAAGAAGAAGGACGAAACCATTGCCGTCTACGATCTCGGCGGCGGCACGTTCGACGTTTCGATTCTGTCGGTGGGCGATGGCGTGTTTGAAGTGCGCTCGACCAACGGCGATACCTTCCTCGGCGGCGACGATTTCGACGTGCGGATCATTGACTGGGCCGCCGACGAGTTTAAGAAGGATCAGGGCATTGACCTGCGCTCTGACCGCCAGGCCCTGCAACGCCTGAAAGAATCTGCCGAGAAAGCCAAAATTGAGCTTTCGACGGTCATGCAGACCGAACTCAACCTGCCCTTCATCACCGCCGACGCCAGCGGCCCCAAACACCTCACCCTCAGCCTCAGCCGCTCCAAGCTGGAGCAGTTGACGCGCGACCTGGTGGAGCGATCCATCAACCCAATGCAGAACGCCATCAACGACGCCAAGCTAAAGCCGGCAGACATTCATGAAGTGGTGATGGTGGGCGGCATGACGCGCATGCCCGCCGTGCAGGAAATCGTCCGCAAGACGTTCGGCAAAGAGCCGCACAAAGGCGTGAACCCGGACGAAGTGGTGGCCGTCGGCGCGGCCATTCAGGCCGGGGTGTTGGGCGGCGACGTGAAAGATGTGCTCCTGCTCGACGTGACGCCGCTCACCCTGAGCATTGAAACCTACGGCAAAGTGGCCACCGCCCTCATCGAGCGCAACACCACCATCCCCACCAAGAAGAGTCAAATCTTCTCTACCGCTTCCGACATGCAAACCTCGGTGGAGATTCACGTGGTGCAGGGCGAGCGCCCCATGGCCGACGACAACAAGTCGCTTGGCAAGTTCATCCTCGACGGCATCCCGCCCGCGCCGCGCGGCGTGCCGCAAATTGAAGTGACCTTCGATATTGACGCCGACGGCATTCTCAAAGTGAGCGCCGCCGACAAAGCCACCGGGCGCAGTCAGCACATCACCATTCATGCTTCATCCGGCCTCGAAAAATCCGAGATCGAACGCATGAAGAAAGAAGCGGAGCAACACGCCTCGGAAGACAAGGCCCGCCGCGAGATCATCGAGGCCCGCAACGCCGCCGACTCGGCGGTCTACGTGGCCGAGCGCGCCATCAACGATCTGGGCGACAAGGCCGATGCCACGGCCAAGGCCGAAGTGCAGAGCAAGGTTGAAACCCTGCGCGGGCTGATGAATGGCGAGGACACCAAAGCCTTGCGCGACGCCACCGCCGCTCTGCATCAGGCGGTGCAAACGCTGGGCGCGGCGGCCTACGGCCAGGGCGGCCCGAACATGGGCGGCCAACAAGCCCCCGGCGGCGAGCCGGGCGGCAACGGCCCCGCCGACGATGGCGTGGTGGACGGCGAGTTCAAAGAAGCGTAA
- the grpE gene encoding nucleotide exchange factor GrpE produces the protein METVIENETPTPNNTEGVAASEGATEAAPASTDSTQLKAELEAVNAKAAEYLDGWQRARADFANYKKRIEREQADSRQTIAAEVLARVLPALDDFELALKNAPTNGDGAKWAEGVTLVHRKLTTILENEGIKRIEAEGRPFDPNLHEAVVHEESADHAEGHVTAVLRQGYKLGDRVLRPALVKVAK, from the coding sequence ATGGAGACCGTGATCGAAAACGAAACTCCAACCCCTAATAACACAGAAGGGGTGGCCGCCTCTGAAGGGGCAACCGAGGCCGCGCCCGCCTCAACCGACTCAACCCAGCTCAAGGCCGAGTTGGAAGCGGTGAACGCCAAAGCCGCCGAGTACCTCGACGGCTGGCAACGCGCTCGCGCCGACTTCGCCAACTACAAAAAGCGCATCGAGCGCGAGCAGGCCGACTCCCGGCAAACCATTGCCGCCGAAGTGCTGGCTCGCGTCCTGCCGGCGCTGGATGACTTTGAGCTGGCGCTTAAAAATGCGCCGACCAACGGCGACGGCGCAAAGTGGGCCGAGGGTGTGACACTCGTCCACCGCAAGCTCACTACGATTCTAGAGAACGAAGGCATCAAGCGCATCGAGGCCGAAGGCCGGCCCTTCGACCCCAACCTGCACGAAGCCGTCGTCCACGAAGAGTCCGCCGACCATGCGGAAGGCCACGTCACCGCCGTCTTACGGCAGGGCTACAAACTCGGCGACCGGGTTCTGAGGCCGGCGCTGGTGAAAGTTGCAAAATAA
- the hrcA gene encoding heat-inducible transcription repressor HrcA: MKLSGRQETLLALIVREYVDSPAPVSSKSIREKYGLSFSPATIRNEMAALTESGFLRQPHTSAGRVPTEEGYRYFVQQVLGEVELPIAEQNTISHQFHQTHGDVNQWMRLAASVLSQHTRSAALITAPRSQGAHFKHIELIATQGRQVLMVLVLSGGEIRQQMLTLAEPVQQEQLSETAHRLNAQLAGQSADGIRSLSAHYAVFENEIARLAADLLGRDDSTAPGEIYRDGVSRMLAEPEFANTETALHARRVLEEQSFLQEFLAKVLSPNVGSVQVVIGGEGDWEELKDCSMVLARYGINNVATGALGILGPTRMAYGRAISTVRYVAGLMTDLVQDAYGES; this comes from the coding sequence ATGAAACTCTCTGGGCGTCAGGAAACCCTTCTTGCTCTTATTGTTCGCGAATATGTGGACTCGCCGGCCCCGGTGAGTTCAAAGAGCATTCGCGAAAAATATGGCCTTTCGTTCAGCCCGGCTACCATTCGCAACGAAATGGCCGCGCTGACCGAGAGCGGGTTTCTGCGCCAGCCGCACACCTCCGCCGGGCGCGTGCCCACCGAAGAGGGCTATCGCTATTTCGTCCAACAAGTGCTGGGCGAAGTGGAACTACCCATCGCCGAACAAAACACTATCAGCCACCAGTTTCACCAGACGCACGGCGACGTCAACCAGTGGATGCGGTTGGCCGCCTCGGTGCTGTCACAGCACACCCGCAGCGCCGCCCTCATCACGGCCCCGCGCAGTCAGGGCGCGCACTTCAAGCACATTGAACTCATTGCCACTCAGGGGCGGCAAGTGCTCATGGTGTTGGTGCTCAGTGGCGGCGAAATTCGACAGCAAATGCTCACTCTGGCCGAGCCGGTTCAACAGGAGCAACTCAGCGAAACTGCCCACCGCCTCAATGCCCAACTCGCCGGGCAGAGCGCCGACGGAATCAGGAGTCTGAGCGCGCACTACGCCGTCTTTGAAAACGAGATCGCCCGCCTGGCCGCCGATCTGTTGGGCCGGGACGACTCCACCGCTCCCGGCGAAATCTATCGCGACGGCGTGAGCCGCATGTTGGCCGAACCGGAATTTGCCAACACCGAAACGGCCCTGCACGCCCGCCGCGTGCTCGAAGAACAATCCTTCCTGCAGGAATTTCTAGCCAAAGTCCTCAGCCCCAACGTCGGCAGTGTGCAAGTCGTCATCGGCGGCGAAGGCGATTGGGAAGAACTCAAAGACTGCTCGATGGTGCTGGCCCGCTACGGCATCAACAACGTCGCCACCGGCGCGCTCGGCATCCTCGGTCCCACGCGCATGGCTTATGGCCGCGCCATTTCAACGGTGCGTTACGTGGCCGGCCTGATGACTGATCTGGTGCAGGACGCTTACGGAGAATCTTAA